The nucleotide window CGGTAGGGGAGCTGAGCCGCCGAAGCGTCGAGCGCTGGCAGATGAGGCCAGTGGCCGAAGCAGTGCGACGGTTGTGGGAGCTGCGGTAGACGCCGTCAGGGGCAGGGCTGTGTGGCTGGCGAGGAGTGCAACGGGGACCGGTCCCCAAGCGCTGCGGCACACGGTCCCCATACAACGGGGGACGGGATGCGCCGCTCATCGGGGACGGTCCCCCTGACACGTCGTCACGGGGACCGTCCCGTTCCGCTGCACGGTCCCGGTCCCCGCGGGGACCGAAGAGGCTGCCGTGGGGGACGGTCCCGGTTACCGGGGACGCTTCAGGGGACCGACATAAAGGCCCTCTGAGCTGCATGTTCTGCGGGACCGGTCCCCGACAGCCGTCACACGGTCCCCGGGACGCGGTCCCCCAAGCGCTCGTCGGGACCGTGTACGACCGGTTGGGGACCGGGCCGTTCCCAGCCCACGCAACTGCCGCGAGGAGCGAAACGGGACGGCGTCACGCTGCTCGGTGTCGGTCCATCCGGGCAGCGGCGAGGTCGACGCGCGACGGATGGGGAGTGGCACGTACGGCATTGCCCCGGGCGGTTCCGTCAGGGCTCGCCCTGCGTTGACGGCACGGGGAGCCCACGGCCGCGTGGCACCAGTCGCACCGCACGCCGAGCGCGTCCGGGACGCCCGCGGCGATGGCGGTCTCGCGTGCGGCGCGGGCCGGACGGTAGCGGGCGAGCTCGGCGCGTACGGCCGGCGGGATGCACGACCCGACCTCGCGCAGGCGCTCCTCCACGTCGCGAGGCCGGCCACCGCTGGCGATGTGCCGGTACGTCGAAGGGGCGGTCACCCCGGTGGCGACAGCGTTCCGGGACCGGAGCAGCTCGGCACGCCAGGCGACCGGGTCGTCCGGGTCGGCGGCTGGAGTGGGGTCGGTGTGCCGATCGAGGCGGTCGCGTCGGTGGGCACGCCATCTGCGGACGACGTCCACGGGCAGGATCGGGTACGGCGAGTCGAGGACGTGCGACCGTATCGCCTCGCGGACGTCCCAGCCGTGAGCGGTGGCGAAGGGCACGTCGTCGAGCAGCTCCAGCCACTGGGCGATCTGGTCACGGGCCTCGCCCGTGCCGGCGCGGATGGTGCGGGGGTCGAGGCGCCCGACGTAGGCGAGGACAGCGGCGACTTCACGTCGGTCCAAGGGCGGGATACTCCGTTCCGGTCGGTTCGTCGAGGGCGGCGAGCAGGGCGGCCATGTGCGCTTCGGAGCGCGTCATGCCCGTGGCCGTGGCCGTGGTGTGGGTCCCGTGGGTGCCGCCGGGTAGGGCGTAGAGAGTGGGGCGTCCAGGGGCGGGGGTGTGTTCCCGGGCGATCCACGCGCGCCAGTCGGTGGCCCACGCGGCGGCGGTGCGGGGCGCCCATGGAGCCCGGTAGGCGCGCCACTTCTCGTCGGCTGCGTGCAGGGCGTGCTCGCCGAGTCGGTCGAGGTGGCCGCCGCGCTGGAGCCAGGCACGGGCGTCGTCGTCGATCTGCCATTCGAGCGCGGAGATGAGCGGGGTAGAGCTGCTGCTCTTACCGTTCACCTTCGGTTCTCTTCTGTTCTGGGGGCCGGAATCCGCACCCCCACCGGGTCGGATTCCGTACTCCCTGGGGGTCGGATTTCGTTCCCCGGGGTCGGAATCCGCTCCCCCCTCGACATGCTCGGCAGGGCCGGATTCAGGCCCCCCGAGGGTCGGAATCCGATCCCCCCGCGGGGCCGCATTCCGGTCCCCCTCCTCGGCCTGATCGGCGAGGAACCGGGCGGCGACCGGAAGGACGTAGTACGTCTCTCCCCGTGGCCCCTTGCGGTCGGGGAGCTGCACCAGCTCGCCGCTGGCGATCAACTTCGCCAGGGCGTCGCGTACGGCGGTGCGGGACGCGTTGGCGCGCTTCATGAGGGTGGGCACGGACGCGTACGCGACGCAGTGCCGGTCACGGCACCGGTCGGCGATCAGGGCGAGGACCATGCGGGCGGTGCCCTTGCTGCGGCTGTGGTCCCACACCCATTCGCGGGCGTCGTAGCTCATCGGGCGGCGGCTCCTAGGTCAGGACGGAGAGGTGCGATCGACCCTCGTCGGGCGGTGCACAGGGAGGGGGTTGCATACAGCCCCGGTCCGAAGCGGGAGGGCTGGTGGCGTCGTATAGCCAAGACAGCCACACCCCTGCCACACAAGTCCAGCATTCCGCCGGGAAATCAGACAGCTGACGGCGAACGTGTGCTGCGAGGCAGGAACAAAACCATAAACCCGGATCGCCGGTTGCCGAAATAATGCACCGTCAGGTGAAGCCAGAAGTATCACTTCGAGAACCCGTTGACTCCTGCTGAGAGTGCAAGCTACAACACAACACCCCACGTCAGAGCATGCCATCGGGCTGGAGAAGACGCCGCCAACCGGATACTCGGAACCCAGCCCAGAGGTAAGCCCCGCCCGTTCGCCGGGCGCAACATAGCCGACGATCGCCGGTTAACCAAACCGGCGAATGGAAGCTACAAATGGAGCCATGGCAGCACGATCCCTGGAAATCGGACCGGCCGGAATACGGACCGCCCGCACCATCGAAATTCTCCGCACCGAACGCGGCCTCGCCCAGCGCGAGCTCGCCGCCCGCGTCACCGCCCTCGGCCGTCCGATGACCAACACGATGCTGTCCCGCATCGAACGCGCCCAGCGCCGCTGTGACATCGACGACCTCGTCGCCCTCGCCCAGGCTCTCCGGGTCTCGCCCCTGGCCCTCCTCCATGGGATCCGCGCCGCGTAGTTCCAGGCGACGCCCGCCGAACGGCCTGCCACACCGCACCACCCCGAGTAAAGGACCCACCGCCCTTGCGCCGACCCGCAATACCCCCTGCCCTTCCCCGCTCCCAACGCACCGCCCACACCGCTCAGGAGGTGACCGCGAATGGCTGACCGCCTCCTGACCGTGGCCGAGGCCGGCGAAATGCTCGGCACGGGCGACCGCTTCGTCCGCCGCCTGATCGCCGAGCGCCGCATCCGCTACGTGAAGCTCGGCCGCCCGGTACGCATCCCCGAGAGCGCGATCACCGAGTACGTCGAGGCGCGCACCGTCGAGCCGGTCCGCCGCATCCGTGCCCGCTACGGGAAGGCGGCCTGATGGCGGCACGCAAGCCGCAGCGGCGGCGCGAGTTCGGCACGGCACGCAAGCTCGCCTCCGGCCGATGGCAGGCCCGCTACCTCGGACCGGACGGCCAACGGCACAAAGCACCGGAGACGTTCGAGACCAAGTCTGACGCCCAGGACTGGCTCAACCTCGTCCGCGCTGACATTGAGCGCAGCACATGGCGCGACCCGGACGCCGGAGCAGTCAACTTCGAGAAGTACACACTCCGTTGGCTGGAGGAACGCGGCCTGGCTCCCACCACCGTCGACCGCTACGACGGACTGCTCCGCCTCCACATCCTGCCGACCTTCGGCGGCAAGAACCTGGACGAGATCACCCCGCCCTCCGTCCGCACGTGGCGCGCCGACCGCCTGAAGGCGACCGGCGCCACCACGGTCGCCAAGTCGTACCGCTTGCTGAAGTCCATCCTTCAGACCGCAGTCGACGACGATCTCCTCCGCAACAACCCATGCCGCATCAAGGGCGCCGGCAAGGAGGAGGCCGACGAACGTCCCACCGCCGCCATCGAGCAGGTCTTCGACCTCGCCGACGCCATGGGACCGCGCTGGCGCCTGATGGTCCTGCTGGGCGCCTTCGCTTCCCTCCGCCCGGAGGAGCTGGCTGAACTACGCCGTCACAGTGTCGATCTCGACGAATGCTCCCTGCGCGTCACACAGGCTTCGCCGGAGCTGACGAACGGCAGGCGAGTCACCGGCGACCCCAAGACCCGGGCGGGTAAGCGCACCGTCTACCTGCCGGACTTCCTGCTCCCGGAGCTGCGCCGCCACCTGCAGTGGTTCGCCGAGAAGGGACCGGACGGCCTCCTCTTCATCGGGGAGAAGGGCGCCCCTTTCCGCCGCTCGACCTTCGGCCGCAAATGGCGCAAGGCGAGGACCAAGGTCGGCATGCCGGACAACTTCCGCTTCTACGATCTCCGCCACACCGGCAACACCCTCGCCGCCGACACAGGCGCCAAGCTGAAGGACCTCATGGTCCGCGCCGGCCAGTCCTCGGAGCGGGCTCAGCTGATCTACCAGCACTCGACGGCGAAGCACCAGCGGAGGCTGGCACAAGGCATCGACGCCGAGGTACGGCAGCAGTTGCGAAGCCCTGACGCTGAGGGGCAGCACGCCGAGGAAGCGTGACAACCGTGACCGTACGGATCCCAGTTGGACAGGTCCTGGCCGGGGTCCGTACGGCAGTAGCCGCTCCGTGACAGCCTCTGCAGCACCGTGCGCCCCTCGTGCCCCCTTGAGGGTTGGCCTCGGTTGAGATCAGCTTTCCCTGTATGTACTGACAGGGGAGTTGAGGTCGGCCTTGGCCGACCCTTCTGGAGGGGGAACGATGGCGATCAAGGTTCTGCCCGCGTCGCCTGCGCAGGTCGAGTTGATCGACAAGGCCGTGACGCTGGGTGATCGCTACACAAAGACGCTGGGGCTGCTGACGCCTCCCGCGTATCGACAGGCGGCGGAGAACGGAGGGCTCCTGGTCGCCGTCGAAGCGGACGAAGTGATCGGCTACGCGCTGTTCGGGCTCCCCAAGAGGAGTGCCCATATACGTCTCGCCCACCTATGCGTTGCGGAGGAACAGCGCGGCCGGGGTATCGCACGACTGCTGGTGGAGGCCATCAAGCAGCGATATCCACAACGGCTCGGCATCAAGGCCAAATGCCGACGGGACTACGAACTCAGCGACATGTGGACGAGCCTGGGGTTCGTCCCGAACGGCGAGGTGCGCGGACGCGGCCGGGATGGAGAGATCCTCGACGGATGGTGGCTGGACCTCGGGCACCCTGACCTGTTCACGGAGGTGGAGAGCGACGCGCTGCTGGTGGTGACCGTCGACCACGGTGTCTTCGCCGATCTGCGCGGACTCGCGGAAACGGACGACGCGGAGGAGTCCCGCGCGCTGGAGGCGGGCTGGATGACGGACCTCGTCGAACTCGCCTACACGCCCCAACTGGTCCACCAGATCCGGGACGTCGGCGATACCGCCGAGCGTCAGCACCAGAGGGCAGCGCTCTACGGCCTACGCCAGCTCACCCCTGCCTCCGAGGCTGTGGCCGAACGAACGGCTGAATTGCTGAAGGCAGCCGCGGAGTCGCTTGCAGACCTCCCCGTCGACGCGACACTCCGACGCTGCCTGCACTACGTGGCCGAGACATCGTGCGCCGGCCTTCAAGTCCTGGCCACCCGGAACCCGCTCCTGTCCCGCCTTGCCGACGTGGCTTGGGAAGTCGCCCGTGTCCGCGTCGTGGCGCCCTCCACCGTGACGCTCCACGTGGACGAATTGCGGCAAGCCCAGGTGTATCGCCCCGCCGATCTGATGGGCACGGAGTTCCGGTCGAGCGAGGTGGCACCAGGTGGGGAGGACGAGCTGGTCGCCTTCTTCAACCAGTCGGGCGGCGACGACGGCTCGGCTTTCGCCGAGCGTCTTCGGTCGCTGACCGATGACACAGTCGTGTGGCGTCGAGAGCTGCTGAGGGACGGGCAGGGCCATCCGGTCGCCCTCTACGCATGGGCGTTGGACGGTCGGACTCTGATCGTCCCCGTACTGCGCACCGCAGGCCATCCGCTGGAAGAGACCCTGGCCAGGCAGCTTCTCTTCCTGCTGAAGCGCCATGGGCGCGACTGCGGGGCGGAGATCATGCGCATCAGCGACCCGCACCTCTCCGCTGTAGCCAAGGCTGCCGCTGGGGACGACGGCTTCTTCGAGCATGACGGCAAGTTCGTGGCCCTCCTGGTGAACGTGTGCGGTACGGCAGCCGAGGTGGAGGCGGTGGCCGGCGGACTCGCCCGCGAACTGACCGTGGAAGCGGC belongs to Streptomyces graminofaciens and includes:
- a CDS encoding zinc finger domain-containing protein — encoded protein: MDRREVAAVLAYVGRLDPRTIRAGTGEARDQIAQWLELLDDVPFATAHGWDVREAIRSHVLDSPYPILPVDVVRRWRAHRRDRLDRHTDPTPAADPDDPVAWRAELLRSRNAVATGVTAPSTYRHIASGGRPRDVEERLREVGSCIPPAVRAELARYRPARAARETAIAAGVPDALGVRCDWCHAAVGSPCRQRRASPDGTARGNAVRATPHPSRVDLAAARMDRHRAA
- a CDS encoding helix-turn-helix domain-containing protein; this translates as MSYDAREWVWDHSRSKGTARMVLALIADRCRDRHCVAYASVPTLMKRANASRTAVRDALAKLIASGELVQLPDRKGPRGETYYVLPVAARFLADQAEEGDRNAAPRGDRIPTLGGPESGPAEHVEGGADSDPGERNPTPREYGIRPGGGADSGPQNRREPKVNGKSSSSTPLISALEWQIDDDARAWLQRGGHLDRLGEHALHAADEKWRAYRAPWAPRTAAAWATDWRAWIAREHTPAPGRPTLYALPGGTHGTHTTATATGMTRSEAHMAALLAALDEPTGTEYPALGPT
- a CDS encoding helix-turn-helix domain-containing protein — its product is MAARSLEIGPAGIRTARTIEILRTERGLAQRELAARVTALGRPMTNTMLSRIERAQRRCDIDDLVALAQALRVSPLALLHGIRAA
- a CDS encoding helix-turn-helix domain-containing protein — translated: MADRLLTVAEAGEMLGTGDRFVRRLIAERRIRYVKLGRPVRIPESAITEYVEARTVEPVRRIRARYGKAA
- a CDS encoding tyrosine-type recombinase/integrase; this translates as MAARKPQRRREFGTARKLASGRWQARYLGPDGQRHKAPETFETKSDAQDWLNLVRADIERSTWRDPDAGAVNFEKYTLRWLEERGLAPTTVDRYDGLLRLHILPTFGGKNLDEITPPSVRTWRADRLKATGATTVAKSYRLLKSILQTAVDDDLLRNNPCRIKGAGKEEADERPTAAIEQVFDLADAMGPRWRLMVLLGAFASLRPEELAELRRHSVDLDECSLRVTQASPELTNGRRVTGDPKTRAGKRTVYLPDFLLPELRRHLQWFAEKGPDGLLFIGEKGAPFRRSTFGRKWRKARTKVGMPDNFRFYDLRHTGNTLAADTGAKLKDLMVRAGQSSERAQLIYQHSTAKHQRRLAQGIDAEVRQQLRSPDAEGQHAEEA
- a CDS encoding GNAT family N-acetyltransferase — protein: MAIKVLPASPAQVELIDKAVTLGDRYTKTLGLLTPPAYRQAAENGGLLVAVEADEVIGYALFGLPKRSAHIRLAHLCVAEEQRGRGIARLLVEAIKQRYPQRLGIKAKCRRDYELSDMWTSLGFVPNGEVRGRGRDGEILDGWWLDLGHPDLFTEVESDALLVVTVDHGVFADLRGLAETDDAEESRALEAGWMTDLVELAYTPQLVHQIRDVGDTAERQHQRAALYGLRQLTPASEAVAERTAELLKAAAESLADLPVDATLRRCLHYVAETSCAGLQVLATRNPLLSRLADVAWEVARVRVVAPSTVTLHVDELRQAQVYRPADLMGTEFRSSEVAPGGEDELVAFFNQSGGDDGSAFAERLRSLTDDTVVWRRELLRDGQGHPVALYAWALDGRTLIVPVLRTAGHPLEETLARQLLFLLKRHGRDCGAEIMRISDPHLSAVAKAAAGDDGFFEHDGKFVALLVNVCGTAAEVEAVAGGLARELTVEAASLHAGMPAEVASVVERAWWPAKVIDSELPSFLVPIEPRWSTELFNVPAMLLPRSDVLGISREHVYYRSSGHRGESVPARLLWYVSKGTAGMDGQMVVGSSRLDEVLIDTPDTLFSKFEHLGVYGRGEVKAAADASGRAMALRFSDAEIFPKPVTLRRLTSLTKELGLPLSLISLSKISNELFQAVYKEGHRTT